A portion of the Krasilnikovia cinnamomea genome contains these proteins:
- a CDS encoding ABC transporter ATP-binding protein → MAGLLSAEARAVTGMVGLAALAAAAGLAPPRLLGQIVDAVAAEGAAAVAGVDRLALGIVAATAAQILLTRWTLLVAHRFGERTAARVREQFLDRALGLTPATIERVPAGDLAARGTGDVGAVAATLRDAVPEVFVAATQAVFLLGAVLLVAPVLGAAGLLSLGAAAIAVRWYLRRARAAYLEEGAAGSALADELAATVAGARTVEALGLQGRRLAGGRVAVDRVRRARLRTLFLRSVLFPLVDVSYVLPVVAVLLLGGALHRHAELSLGAVTACALYLRQLAAPLDIILVWMERLQASGAAYARVEGLAAVPPAPAPGTAAPAGDRIEMTGVWYAYDGGPDVLRGVDLTVRPGERLAVVGVSGAGKSTLVRLLAGVDRPRAGTVTVGGVPVADLPPGLLRRQLVLVTQEHHVFRDSLRDNLRLAAPRATDTHLRAALATVGVNWLDELPAGLDTDLGRHPLDGARAQQVALARVVLANPHTVLLDEATALLDPRTARGAERALAAVLRERTVVVVAHRLQTARDADRVAVLDAGRVVELGSHDELVAAGGTYAALWRSWHGDGAR, encoded by the coding sequence ATGGCGGGGCTGTTGTCCGCCGAGGCGCGCGCCGTCACCGGCATGGTCGGGCTCGCCGCCCTGGCCGCGGCCGCCGGGCTGGCCCCGCCGCGGCTGCTCGGGCAGATCGTCGACGCCGTCGCCGCCGAGGGCGCCGCCGCGGTGGCCGGGGTGGACCGGCTGGCCCTGGGCATCGTGGCCGCCACGGCGGCGCAGATCCTGCTCACCCGGTGGACGCTGCTGGTCGCGCACCGGTTCGGGGAGCGGACCGCGGCCCGGGTCCGGGAACAGTTCCTCGACCGGGCGCTGGGCCTGACCCCCGCCACGATCGAACGGGTGCCCGCGGGCGACCTGGCCGCGCGGGGCACGGGTGACGTCGGCGCCGTCGCGGCCACGCTGCGCGACGCCGTACCCGAGGTGTTCGTCGCCGCCACCCAGGCGGTGTTCCTGCTCGGGGCGGTGCTGCTGGTCGCTCCGGTGCTCGGCGCGGCCGGGCTGCTTTCCCTCGGCGCGGCGGCGATCGCGGTCCGCTGGTACCTGCGCCGGGCCCGGGCCGCCTACCTGGAGGAAGGCGCCGCCGGCTCCGCCCTCGCCGACGAGCTGGCGGCGACCGTCGCGGGAGCCCGTACCGTCGAGGCCCTCGGCCTGCAGGGTCGCCGCCTCGCCGGCGGCCGGGTCGCCGTCGACCGGGTCCGGCGGGCCCGGCTGCGGACCTTGTTCCTGCGCAGCGTGCTGTTCCCGCTCGTGGACGTGTCCTATGTGCTGCCCGTGGTCGCCGTGCTGCTGCTCGGCGGCGCCCTGCACCGGCACGCCGAACTCAGCCTCGGCGCGGTCACCGCCTGCGCGCTGTACCTGCGCCAGCTCGCCGCCCCGCTGGACATCATCCTGGTCTGGATGGAGCGCCTGCAGGCCAGCGGGGCGGCGTACGCCCGGGTCGAGGGCCTGGCCGCGGTCCCGCCCGCCCCGGCCCCCGGCACCGCCGCCCCCGCCGGGGACCGCATCGAGATGACCGGGGTGTGGTACGCCTACGACGGCGGGCCGGACGTGCTGCGCGGCGTCGACCTCACCGTGCGGCCGGGGGAGCGGCTCGCGGTCGTCGGCGTCTCCGGCGCCGGAAAGTCCACCCTCGTCCGGCTGCTGGCCGGGGTGGACCGCCCGCGCGCCGGTACGGTCACGGTCGGTGGCGTGCCCGTCGCCGACCTGCCCCCGGGGCTGCTGCGCCGCCAGCTCGTCCTCGTCACCCAGGAGCACCACGTCTTCCGCGACTCGCTGCGCGACAACCTGCGGCTGGCGGCCCCCCGGGCCACGGACACGCACCTGCGCGCGGCCCTGGCCACGGTCGGCGTGAACTGGCTCGACGAGCTACCGGCCGGGCTGGACACCGACCTCGGCCGCCACCCGCTCGACGGCGCCCGCGCCCAGCAGGTGGCGCTCGCCCGGGTGGTGCTGGCGAACCCGCACACGGTCCTGCTCGACGAGGCCACCGCGCTGCTGGACCCCCGGACCGCGCGGGGCGCCGAGCGGGCGCTGGCCGCCGTGCTGCGCGAGCGCACCGTCGTCGTGGTGGCCCACCGGTTGCAGACCGCCCGCGACGCGGACCGGGTCGCGGTGCTCGACGCGGGCCGGGTCGTGGAGCTCGGCAGCCACGACGAACTGGTCGCGGCCGGTGGCACCTACGCGGCGCTGTGGCGCTCCTGGCACGGCGACGGCGCGCGCTGA